In the Elioraea tepida genome, one interval contains:
- the ygfZ gene encoding CAF17-like 4Fe-4S cluster assembly/insertion protein YgfZ: MGKIAQLPHRGAVAVTGEDRLVFLQGLVSADMREAAPGRALWSALLTPQGKWLHEFFVFDGGDRLVLECERDRASDLAQRLARFRLRAKVSVEDISPGIVVAAGWDGAAVPAGLAAADPRLPEAGWRGVFPADAAPEPNAEWTAWDAHRLALGLPDGSRDLEPDRTLLLEAWFDALGGISWTKGCYMGQELTARTRYRGLVRRRLFPVRVEGPLPPPGTPVMAGEAEVGTIRSGRDGRALAMLRTEALRERLRCGEAVLVPERPHWMAEAEASAT; the protein is encoded by the coding sequence ATGGGTAAGATCGCGCAGCTTCCGCACCGCGGCGCCGTGGCGGTAACGGGCGAGGACAGGCTGGTGTTCCTCCAAGGCCTCGTCTCGGCCGACATGCGCGAAGCGGCCCCCGGCCGGGCGCTCTGGTCGGCCCTCCTGACCCCGCAGGGCAAGTGGCTGCACGAGTTCTTCGTCTTCGATGGCGGCGACCGGCTGGTGCTCGAGTGCGAGCGCGACCGGGCGAGTGACCTCGCCCAGCGCCTCGCCCGCTTCCGGCTTCGCGCCAAGGTGTCGGTGGAGGACATCTCGCCCGGGATCGTCGTCGCCGCAGGCTGGGACGGCGCTGCCGTTCCGGCGGGACTCGCCGCGGCCGATCCGCGCCTGCCCGAGGCGGGCTGGCGCGGCGTGTTCCCCGCCGATGCTGCGCCAGAGCCGAACGCCGAGTGGACGGCGTGGGACGCGCACCGCCTCGCCCTGGGCCTGCCGGACGGATCGCGCGACCTCGAGCCTGACCGCACCCTCCTGCTCGAGGCCTGGTTCGATGCGCTGGGGGGCATTTCCTGGACCAAGGGGTGCTACATGGGTCAGGAGCTGACGGCCCGGACGCGCTATCGCGGCCTCGTCCGTCGCCGGCTGTTTCCGGTGCGCGTCGAGGGCCCCCTGCCGCCGCCGGGGACGCCGGTGATGGCCGGCGAGGCGGAGGTCGGAACCATCCGCTCCGGGCGCGACGGGCGGGCACTCGCGATGCTGCGCACCGAGGCGCTCCGCGAGCGGCTCCGCTGCGGCGAAGCCGTGCTCGTGCCCGAGCGCCCACACTGGATGGCGGAGGCGGAGGCCTCAGCGACGTGA
- a CDS encoding methyltransferase family protein, translating into MSVPDATPPPVAVHPPVLYGGAFLLGIGLDRLVPIDAAVPDLLRHGAASLLIVLGLGLAGWAAWLFHRAGTGIPTWQAATRFVDSGPYAFSRNPMYLGITAAYAGLALALASIWALLLLAPVLVVMDRLVIAREEHYLAARFGSAYEAYLRRVRRWL; encoded by the coding sequence GTGAGCGTTCCTGATGCGACGCCGCCTCCGGTCGCGGTCCACCCGCCTGTTCTCTATGGCGGTGCGTTCCTCCTCGGCATCGGTCTCGACCGGCTGGTGCCGATCGATGCCGCCGTGCCTGACCTGCTCCGGCACGGGGCGGCGAGCCTCCTGATCGTCCTCGGCCTGGGCCTTGCTGGCTGGGCCGCGTGGCTGTTCCACCGCGCGGGCACAGGGATCCCCACCTGGCAGGCCGCGACGCGGTTCGTCGACAGCGGCCCCTACGCGTTCAGCCGAAACCCGATGTATCTCGGCATCACCGCGGCGTACGCGGGGCTTGCGCTTGCGCTCGCCTCGATCTGGGCGCTTCTGCTGCTCGCTCCCGTCCTCGTGGTGATGGACCGGCTCGTGATCGCCCGCGAGGAGCACTATCTCGCCGCCCGGTTCGGATCGGCCTACGAGGCCTATCTCCGCCGCGTGCGTCGCTGGCTCTAG